The following is a genomic window from Nicotiana tabacum cultivar K326 chromosome 3, ASM71507v2, whole genome shotgun sequence.
CTGAAAGAAAAAGCAGTTGCCAACTCATTTAAGAAAGAAAATCCATAGTTAGGCAAGAACTGCCGTGAGGTCAATGGATGGGAAAGACAGGAGGGTAAGCAACTATAAGTGCAAATTTTGGTCTATCTCACCAGCTTGAATGCAAACTAGGGGAGTTTTTGGCTAAGAAATATCCCTCAACTAAGGTACATCCTTGTCCTATCCAACTAGTTGCAGGATTCATCCTTCCCGTTAACTTCTGTCAAAAAACTAACGACGCCCGCAAAAAACGTGCACGTGACTTTCCCCCAAGTTTCCCTATTATGTATATTATCTTCCTCCTTCAGCAAAGAAGATGCTGATTTTCCTTTCATTCTAAACGGCCTAGAGCTTTTGGGAAAGAAACCACTCTCTCCAACTCTGCTACACCATTACCAACTGAGAAGAGCTATGATTTTTGACAAAAATTGTATTGCTACACTGTCATTTTCTCCGTTAGTTTACTCTGGTTAACTTGTTAGTGTTTTAATCACTTCGCACacagtcacacctcctttttccgaagaatagggagtttttccaattacagtgacattatttgaaatgggattatttaattaattagagtcgccacttggaataatttttatggtgtcccaagtcaccggtttatttttaaatcccaaatcgagaaaatttgacttTGTTTTAAAGCACGCGAAAAccagaaggtgttaggcattcccgggttccgtggttttagcacggtcgctttaatcatacttggcttaattaaattgtttaattactcatttttagaacctatgtacgTTTACTTTTTGCCACTTTTAATAATTATGGCGCTATGGATTTAATCTTTGAAACGGATTACATGTGTGTAAATCCGTTTTATTTGAGGCGTtgaaatcatgtcacgcgaacgtgtacacaatttatcacactttattaattattaaggtTGTTCGGCCAAAGTCGCACGAACGCGTACTTTGATTTATTTGtggaaaatcataattatgtcacgcgaacatatacataatcacgataataaatTAGAACGCGACTAAAGCATACTACGAATATTCATAAATTACACCctttcctaagtttgagattattAGTGAAAGGCCATTGATTAAGGAAATTATTGTGGAAGGGTGTAAGATTTGATTATTATAATTATGGAATAAATAGGGACATTAGGCTAGCGTGGTATTCATGCCCATTATTAAGCCCAAAGTTAGAATAACCATCAACTTGAAACATTCTATTTTTGATGATTTTTATGATTTAACACATTTCTAAATATGCATGAATAATGCGAATAAAtgcaaaacaaataaaacaaaaactcctaaaatttataaaaacaattaaaattatttttggactatttttaggagtaatttcctatgtgaggcaaaaattaggtgctcacacacTATATGTCAATTCTAGAATGTTTGTTTTCTTTACTCTGTTAGTTTCATCAGTCATGGTATATAACTACATATTGCGCCCCGAAAGAAAATATTTAGCATGTTTTTTTGAGATGGAAATATTTAGCATGTTTTTCCGGTTACAATTTTACATCAAGGACCATTTCATGCGTGGAGATATTTAAATTTTTTCTATTTTCCCGCAAAAGAAAACCATGCAAATCTTTTAATTGGAGCAATGAAGAGCCTAGTGGAAGATCCGTTCATGTGATCCATTAGCTTTCAGGAATAGTGGTTGATCGCGAGGCACGACTTAAAGATCGTTACAACAAGAGCAACAAATAGTCTTGAAATTCGAAAGAAAGTTGAGAAGTGAAAGAGGAAAAAACTCGCAAAACCTTATTGTACTAGTCGTTTTATCTGCACTTATTGTATTAAACTTATTATGTATGTTAAACGAAAAGTACTCCCGCTGCCTAAGAGTATTTGTTTCGTTTCTTATACAATTAACACTTCATTTTTGTCGGCACTTCAAATCAATAAAAAACCAGCAACAATAAACACTTTTCCACACCTGTATACCCTTCACATCTTGAGACCTCTACACTAACACCAGAAAACCCCAATAACATGCAGCGAAAATCAGCAAAAGCCAGTACCCATATGCTGCAGTACACCATTGCACCAGCAAATTCTCAAAAGCTCTAGGCCGTTTAGAATGAAAGAAAACTTAGCATCTCCTTCGCTGAAGGTGGAAGATAACACATAATAGGGAAACTTAGGGGAAAGTCACGTGCTTATCACATTTTTTGTGGGTGTCGTTAGTTTTTTGACACAAGTTAACAGGAAGGATGAATCTTGCAACTAGTTGGATAGTACAGGGATGTTTTTTATTCACTAGGTAAGACAAGGATGTACCTTAGTTGAGAGATACTTTTAGCCAAAACCTCAAACCAGGGAGTAGGAATAACGTTAGGTTTCAATATTTGTTGGATGCCATATCTAAATGAAAAGAATAACTGGTGTGAAAGTAAAGCTACAGAAGCATAACAAGAACTTACGACAAGTAACTCGTGAAGACCAAGAGGTGCTGTAATGACATATGATACTCCTGGATGTTCTTTTGCAGCTTCAGCCGTTAAAGAAGGAATATCCTGAAGAGGGAAAGGTATCAGGCCAAGACCTAGCATAATACATCAAAGGAAATTCTAGATAACCTAGCACAAGTTTAGAATACATGAGACGAACAATACCTGGTTCCAGTGTCGTCCAGGAGAAAGGAAAAATGGGCTCACAATTACTCGACGTGCTCCTCGTTGAACACACAAACTAAATGCATCTCGGATCGATGGTTCTGCTAGCTCCTAATTTGTCATAAAAGAGATACAGAGGAAAAATAAGAGTTCCAACCTTTCAAGAAGATTAAATATAAAGGAGAATGGAGAGCTTAAGGTTGTGTTTGGGACTAAGTATTCATcgaggaaaagaaaataaattcatTAGAAATCTATAGTTTTGTACTCTGTGGCTAGGGAAAACATTAGGATTCTCTTATTCCTACCACATTCTTACTCCTATCACCACTTCTTCACCAACCCTAAAGAGATCCCTCTATCCTTTCAATCCCAAAAATCTTTGATTTCCTAGGTTTTCGCACAAGATATATTCTAAAATTTTCTTTTACATAGATTGgatatcattttttttctctaaaaaGATATACTTCTGTTTTTATATTTTTGCCTTTGTGCTTAACATCCAAACCTACTTTGTCTTTCCCTTTCTGTGATACCATTTCTGTTAATTTTTTTCCTGAAAACATAtacttttaaatttttcattttccttcaCCTTTGCTCTTAACATCAAAACATACTTGAAGACTCCTCATTTCTTATCCTTCTCCACTGCATTTTTCTTTCCTCATCCGTTTTCTAATTCCAAACATCAGCGCGTAAAAAGGCATCAGGAATGAAACAATGAACGAACAACAAGGTCCACAACCGTAATCATACAAAGAGGGAGGGATAAAAACATTCTTACCATGTGTGCAGGCTCTACAATTGGGTATTTTGTCCTCTCCCTAAACATTGCTACAAATTCATCTGACATTTATCATCAAAATTACAACTATAAGCAAACTCATAATAAACCAGTATCAAAATTGAAAAGTGTGAAAGGTGCCAGAAACTAACTTAGCATAAGATTGGACTCATTTCTGCGGGAACCATGATCCACAATTATAACTCCATCGCCTTCTCCTATCCCGTTCAACCCCTCCCTAC
Proteins encoded in this region:
- the LOC107789392 gene encoding sirohydrochlorin ferrochelatase, chloroplastic, which encodes MDSLSLQSHLSLRSSTSTYPARKPGSAVPEFVRLHKGPSKSRYLPQRYCMATASREGLNGIGEGDGVIIVDHGSRRNESNLMLNEFVAMFRERTKYPIVEPAHMELAEPSIRDAFSLCVQRGARRVIVSPFFLSPGRHWNQDIPSLTAEAAKEHPGVSYVITAPLGLHELLVDVVNDRIKHCLNHIAGKADECSVCAGTGKCQLRQ